A section of the Primulina eburnea isolate SZY01 chromosome 1, ASM2296580v1, whole genome shotgun sequence genome encodes:
- the LOC140826808 gene encoding uncharacterized protein has translation MNMNNVQANKQCTSQHIQVYPKDNRPQIIKHYFSCYDPMQYPLIFPNGESGWHRKIARLNQMQKKMRPKPICRGQTIYDIQSSTNAAHGIQTENEDLSKRKTQRSTVSCREYYCYKLQIRENDKSFLLHIGRLLQQYVVDMYIKIETSRLDFFSTTDIQNRLRNDAYRGLLDSITQGCQTGLDVGKRIILPTSFIGGPRDMRKRYMDAITLVQRYGKPDIFLTTTSNPNWPEIKGLCLPFDEIQNRPDLTSRIFRAKLQVLKNELFNKEIFGHVLAYAYVIEFQKRGLPHAHFLLILNKASKLFHPEAFDRIVCAELPDPHARPYLFSLVVKHMMHGPCGSLNPTCPCMKNRS, from the exons ATGAATATGAACAATGTACAAGCCAACAAACAATGTACAAGCCAACATATACAAGTTTATCCAAAAGATAATCGCCCTCAGATAATCAAACACTACTTTTCTTGTTATGATCCTATGCAATATCCTCTCATATTTCCTAATGGGGAATCTGGTTGGCATCGTAAAATTGCGAGGTTGAATCAAATGCAAAAAAAAATGCGCCCTAAACCGATATGCAGAGGCCAAACCATTTACGACATCCAAAGCTCCACAAATGCTGCACATGGCATACAAACTGAAAACGAAG ATTTGAGCAAGCGCAAAACTCAAAGGTCAACGGTATCATGTCGTGAGTATTACTGTTATAAGTTACAAATAAGAGAAAATGATAAATCTTTTCTATTGCATATTGGAAGGCTTCTTCAACAATATGTAGTTGATATGTACATCAAAATTGAAACATCGAGGTTAGATTTTTTCAGTACTACAGACATACAAAACCGTTTACGAAATGATGCCTATCGTGGTTTACTAGATAGTATTACACAAGGTTGCCAAACGGGCCTCGATGTTGGAAAACGCATAATCTTACCTACGTCATTTATTGGGGGACCTAGAGATATGCGTAAAAGATATATGGATGCTATAACTTTAGTTCAACGTTATGGAAAACCTGATATTTTCTTAACAACAACTTCGAATCCAAATTGGCCAGAAATAAAGGGTTTGTGTTTACcttttgatgaaatacaaaacAGGCCTGATTTAACCTCTCGAATATTTCGTGCAAAATTACAAGTTCTAAAAAACGAATTGTTTAACAAAGAAATTTTTGGTCATGTCCTTGCTTATGCTTACGTAATAGAATTCCAAAAACGAGGTTTACCTCATGCGCATTTTCTTCTTATTTTGAATAAAGCTTCAAAATTATTTCATCCTGAAGCATTTGATAGAATCGTTTGTGCTGAATTACCTGATCCGCATGCTCGACCATACCTATTTTCCCTTGTTGTTAAGCATATGATGCATGGACCTTGTGGCTCATTGAATCCAACATGCCCTTGTATGAAAAATAGATCAT AG
- the LOC140826817 gene encoding probable galacturonosyltransferase 3 has product MRGDRTSLVVLTIFLFIIQFKILHISTVRAEAWHAATAQRNRKIYDCPRCFDRQDESNITSNVRPDEKDIDIIVTYGDPTGAVQVRSVRSRDLSASWVWKKPGVKNHDQSRNSLMEEDPLQSKMSTRNAGGDFGNQHSGGEIPYLQSIPFHPVKLKRQMLRTERRKRRIADLIKQDKETEKQVQEAAIERARKLDTTVKGKYSIWRKEYENPNSESTVKLMRDQIIMSRAYATIAKAKNESVLYDSLTKHARESQLAIGEASTDAELHASALNQAKAMGHILAAAKDQLYDCVSIARKLRVMLQSSETSVSTLKKKSSFLIQLAAKTVPKPLHCLPLLLTTDYYLHRYDERDFPSQGTLEDASLYHYAIFSDNVLATSVVVNSTVLHAREPEKHVFHIVTDKLNFAAMKMWFLVNAPVGAAIEIQNVDEFSWLNSSYCPVLRQLESSRMIEYYFKAHQASSLTAGSDNLKYRNPKYLSMLNHLRFYLPEVYPKLDKILFLDDDIVVQKDLTPLWSVNLLGMVNGAVETCKESFHRFDKYLNFSNPKISDNFDPNSCGWAFGMNIFDLKEWRKRDITGIYHHWQNLNEDRTLWKLGTLPPGLITFYNLTFPLDRSWHVLGLGYDPALNQTEIENAAVVHYNGNYKPWLNLAIAKYKTYWSRHVMLDNMYLKLCNLEE; this is encoded by the exons ATGAGAGGCGATCGTACGTCACTTGTCGTCCTCACAATCTTCCTTTTCATCATACAG TTTAAGATTCTTCACATTTCTACGGTGAGAGCAGAAGCATGGCACGCAGCTACAGC ACAAAGAAACCGTAAGATTTATGACTGCCCGCGTTGTTTTGATAGACAG GATGAAAGCAATATCACTTCCAATGTTCGTCCAGACGAAAAG GATATTGACATAATTGTAACATACGGTGACCCTACTGGTGCTGTTCAAGTTAGAAGTGTAAGATCCAGGGACCTGTCTGCTTCCTGGGTGTGGAAAAAACCTGGTGttaaaaatcatgatcaatcaAGGAATTCATTG ATGGAAGAGGACCCATTGCAATCTAAAATGAGCACAAGGAACGCCGGAGGAGATTTTGGTAATCAACACTCTGGAGGTGAAATCCCATATCTGCAATCAATTCCATTCCACCCAGTGAAACTCAAGAGGCAG ATGTTACGAACGGAAAGGAGGAAAAGGCGGATTGCAGACTTGATCAAACAAGACAAAGAGACCGAGAAACAGGTGCAAGAGGCTGCAATTGAACGAGCTAGGAAGCTCGATACCACTGTCAAGGGTAAATACAGTATATGGAGGAAAGAATATGAAAATCCGAATTCTGAATCCACTGTGAAACTTATGCGAGATCAGATTATAATGTCCAGAGCTTATGCAACAATAGCTAAAGCTAAGAATGAAAGTGTGCTTTATGATTCTCTCACAAAACATGCTAGAGAAAGTCAATTGGCTATTGGAGAAGCTTCGACCGATGCTGAACTTCATGCTAG TGCATTGAATCAAGCAAAAGCCATGGGTCACATTCTTGCTGCAGCAAAGGACCAATTATATGATTGTGTCTCTATAGCAAGAAAGTTGAGAGTCATGCTTCAGTCAAGCGAGACAAGTGTCAGTACGCTAAAGAAAAAGAGCTCATTCTTGATACAACTGGCTGCAAAAACTGTTCCCAAACCATTGCATTGTCTCCCTTTACTTCTGACTACAGATTATTACCTACATAGGTACGATGAAAGGGATTTCCCTAGCCAAGGGACGCTTGAAGATGCTTCGCTGTACCATTATGCCATTTTTTCTGATAATGTACTAGCAACATCTGTTGTTGTAAACTCAACAGTGCTGCATGCTAGAGAACCTGAAAAACATGTCTTTCATATAGTGACAGACAAGCTCAATTTTGCAGCTATGAAAATGTGGTTTCTAGTTAATGCTCCTGTTGGTGCTGCAATTGAAATACAGAatgtagatgaattttcttggCTCAATTCTTCATACTGCCCTGTCCTACGTCAGCTTGAATCTTCACGAATGATAGAATATTATTTCAAGGCGCATCAGGCATCATCCCTCACAGCCGGTTCCGACAATCTCAAATACAGGAATCCAAAATATTTGTCCATGCTTAATCATCTTAGATTTTACCTTCCTGAAGTTTATCCAAAGCTCGACAAGATATTGTTTCTGGATGATGACATTGTAGTTCAGAAGGATTTGACACCTTTATGGTCAGTAAATCTGCTAGGGATGGTGAATGGTGCAGTTGAAACCTGCAAGGAGAGCTTCCATAGGTTTGACAAGTATCTCAACTTCTCAAACCCAAAGATATCTGATAATTTTGATCCAAATTCTTGTGGCTGGGCATTTGGGATGAATATCTTTGATTTGAAAGAATGGAGGAAGCGTGACATTACTGGAATATACCATCATTGGCAAAACTTG AATGAAGACAGGACTCTTTGGAAACTTGGCACGCTGCCTCCAGGCCTGATTACTTTCTATAACCTGACATTTCCTTTGGATCGAAGCTGGCATGTACTGGGTCTGGGATATGATCCTGCTCTTAACCAAACAGAGATAGAGAATGCTGCTGTTGTTCATTACAATGGAAACTATAAGCCGTGGTTGAATCTTGCCATCGCTAAGTATAAAACATATTGGTCCAGACATGTCATGCTTGATAATATGTACCTAAAACTTTGTAACCTCGAGGAGTAA
- the LOC140826826 gene encoding ubiquitin domain-containing protein DSK2b-like isoform X2 produces MGESSVCASGGEEVNVNIRCSNGTKFSVQTTLQSTVGEFKAVLAQNCDVPAEQQRLIYKGRILKDDQTLLIYGLQADHTVHMVRGSAPSAAPNSAAPAASESTNSTTGVPPAPSSRSSGIADAGATFFPGVDLGALSGSGVSRLFGTGLPEFEQVQQQLTQNPNMMREIINSPAIQSLMNNPEIMRSLIMSNPQMREIIDRNPELAHILNDPGVLRQTLEAARNPELMREMMRNTDRAMSNIESSPEGFNMLRRMYENVQEPFLNATTMDASADVGSNPFAALLRNQDATQTREVSNSANTETEMASGTTVPNANPLPNPWSNSGNSQTNNTSISNPTDDARLPSIPGLGGLGVPELERMGMPDSSAFGQLLQNPAMAQMMQSFLSNPQYLDQILNLNPQLRSVLDVNPQLREMMQNPEIVRELTSPETMQQMMAFQQQLSQLSRRQSTPGGVHTDQGIQNNMGLDMLMNMFGGLGAGSLTASNAPDVPPEELYSTQLSQLQEMGFFDTEENIRALRATSGNVHAAVERLLGNPGR; encoded by the exons ATGGGCGAGTCGAGCGTCTGCGCCAGCGGAGGTGAAGAGGTCAATGTAAACATTCGATGCTCCAACGGCACTAAGTTTTCAGTGCAAACCACTCTACAGTCCACAGTGGGGGAATTCAAAGCTGTATTAGCGCAGAATTGTGATGTGCCAGCTGAACAGCAGCGTTTGATTTACAAAGGTCGGATCTTGAAAGACGACCAAACCCTCCTCATATACG GTTTGCAGGCTGATCACACAGTTCATATGGTTCGTGGTTCTGCACCATCTGCAGCACCAAACTCTGCTGCTCCAGCTGCTTCTGAGAGCACCAACAGTACTACTGGTGTTCCACCTGCTCCCAGTAGTAGGAGTTCTGGGATTGCTGATGCAGGTGCTACGTTCTTCCCCGGGGTTGATCTGGGGGCACTTAGTGGCTCTGGGGTGTCTAGATTATTTGGAACTGGACTCCCTGAGTTTGAACAGGTGCAGCAACAACTTACTCAGAATCCTAACATGATGAGAGAGATAATTAACTCCCCTGCAATTCAAAGCCTGATGAACAACCCTGAAATAATGCGCAGCTTAATCATGAGTAACCCTCAAATGCGTGAGATCATTGACCGGAATCCTGAACTTGCCCATATTCTGAACGATCCCGGAGTCCTTAGACAAACCCTGGAAGCAGCTCGGAATCCCGAGTTAATGCGTGAGATGATGCGGAACACTGACAGGGCCATGAGTAACATTGAATCTTCTCCCGAAGGATTTAATATGCTTAGACGCATGTATGAGAATGTCCAGGAACCCTTCTTGAATGCAACAACAATGGATGCTAGCGCTGATGTAGGATCAAACCCTTTTGCTGCCCTCTTGCGGAATCAGGATGCCACTCAAACCAGAGAAGTATCTAATTCTGCAAACACCGAAACTGAAATGGCCTCGGGAACCACGGTCCCGAATGCAAATCCACTTCCCAACCCATGGAGTAATTCCG GAAATTCTCAGACAAATAATACTTCAATATCTAATCCAACTGATGATGCGAGACTACCTTCCATTCCTGGGTTAGGAGGGCTCGGTGTTCCTGAATTGGAGCGAATGGGCATGCCGGATTCCTCAGCATTCGGTCAGTTATTGCAGAACCCAGCCATGGCACAGATGATGCAGAGTTTTCTTTCTAATCCTCAATACTTGGATCAA ATCCTGAACTTAAATCCTCAACTTCGCTCTGTACTTGATGTGAACCCTCAGTTAAGAGAAATGATGCAAAACCCTGAAATTGTACGCGAACTGACCTCACCTGAAACGATGCAG CAAATGATGGCTTTTCAGCAACAACTCTCTCAACTTAGTCGGCGGCAATCAACCCC GGGAGGTGTTCACACTGATCAAG GCATTCAAAATAATATGGGTTTAGACATGCTGATGAACATGTTTGGTGGTCTGGGAGCTGGTAGTTTGACTGCTTCAAATGCGCCTGATG TGCCCCCGGAGGAACTGTATTCAACACAGCTGTCACAGCTGCAAGAGATGGGTTTTTTTGACACTGAAGAGAATATCAGAGCACTGCGCGCTACATCAGGAAATGTTCACGCAGCTGTGGAACGACTTTTGGGGAATCCTGGTCGATAG
- the LOC140826826 gene encoding ubiquitin domain-containing protein DSK2b-like isoform X3 produces MGESSVCASGGEEVNVNIRCSNGTKFSVQTTLQSTVGEFKAVLAQNCDVPAEQQRLIYKGRILKDDQTLLIYGLQADHTVHMVRGSAPSAAPNSAAPAASESTNSTTGVPPAPSSRSSGIADAGATFFPGVDLGALSGSGVSRLFGTGLPEFEQVQQQLTQNPNMMREIINSPAIQSLMNNPEIMRSLIMSNPQMREIIDRNPELAHILNDPGVLRQTLEAARNPELMREMMRNTDRAMSNIESSPEGFNMLRRMYENVQEPFLNATTMDASADVGSNPFAALLRNQDATQTREVSNSANTETEMASGTTVPNANPLPNPWSNSGGLGVPELERMGMPDSSAFGQLLQNPAMAQMMQSFLSNPQYLDQILNLNPQLRSVLDVNPQLREMMQNPEIVRELTSPETMQQMMAFQQQLSQLSRRQSTPGGVHTDQGRGIQNNMGLDMLMNMFGGLGAGSLTASNAPDVPPEELYSTQLSQLQEMGFFDTEENIRALRATSGNVHAAVERLLGNPGR; encoded by the exons ATGGGCGAGTCGAGCGTCTGCGCCAGCGGAGGTGAAGAGGTCAATGTAAACATTCGATGCTCCAACGGCACTAAGTTTTCAGTGCAAACCACTCTACAGTCCACAGTGGGGGAATTCAAAGCTGTATTAGCGCAGAATTGTGATGTGCCAGCTGAACAGCAGCGTTTGATTTACAAAGGTCGGATCTTGAAAGACGACCAAACCCTCCTCATATACG GTTTGCAGGCTGATCACACAGTTCATATGGTTCGTGGTTCTGCACCATCTGCAGCACCAAACTCTGCTGCTCCAGCTGCTTCTGAGAGCACCAACAGTACTACTGGTGTTCCACCTGCTCCCAGTAGTAGGAGTTCTGGGATTGCTGATGCAGGTGCTACGTTCTTCCCCGGGGTTGATCTGGGGGCACTTAGTGGCTCTGGGGTGTCTAGATTATTTGGAACTGGACTCCCTGAGTTTGAACAGGTGCAGCAACAACTTACTCAGAATCCTAACATGATGAGAGAGATAATTAACTCCCCTGCAATTCAAAGCCTGATGAACAACCCTGAAATAATGCGCAGCTTAATCATGAGTAACCCTCAAATGCGTGAGATCATTGACCGGAATCCTGAACTTGCCCATATTCTGAACGATCCCGGAGTCCTTAGACAAACCCTGGAAGCAGCTCGGAATCCCGAGTTAATGCGTGAGATGATGCGGAACACTGACAGGGCCATGAGTAACATTGAATCTTCTCCCGAAGGATTTAATATGCTTAGACGCATGTATGAGAATGTCCAGGAACCCTTCTTGAATGCAACAACAATGGATGCTAGCGCTGATGTAGGATCAAACCCTTTTGCTGCCCTCTTGCGGAATCAGGATGCCACTCAAACCAGAGAAGTATCTAATTCTGCAAACACCGAAACTGAAATGGCCTCGGGAACCACGGTCCCGAATGCAAATCCACTTCCCAACCCATGGAGTAATTCCG GAGGGCTCGGTGTTCCTGAATTGGAGCGAATGGGCATGCCGGATTCCTCAGCATTCGGTCAGTTATTGCAGAACCCAGCCATGGCACAGATGATGCAGAGTTTTCTTTCTAATCCTCAATACTTGGATCAA ATCCTGAACTTAAATCCTCAACTTCGCTCTGTACTTGATGTGAACCCTCAGTTAAGAGAAATGATGCAAAACCCTGAAATTGTACGCGAACTGACCTCACCTGAAACGATGCAG CAAATGATGGCTTTTCAGCAACAACTCTCTCAACTTAGTCGGCGGCAATCAACCCC GGGAGGTGTTCACACTGATCAAGGTAGAG GCATTCAAAATAATATGGGTTTAGACATGCTGATGAACATGTTTGGTGGTCTGGGAGCTGGTAGTTTGACTGCTTCAAATGCGCCTGATG TGCCCCCGGAGGAACTGTATTCAACACAGCTGTCACAGCTGCAAGAGATGGGTTTTTTTGACACTGAAGAGAATATCAGAGCACTGCGCGCTACATCAGGAAATGTTCACGCAGCTGTGGAACGACTTTTGGGGAATCCTGGTCGATAG
- the LOC140826826 gene encoding ubiquitin domain-containing protein DSK2b-like isoform X1 has translation MGESSVCASGGEEVNVNIRCSNGTKFSVQTTLQSTVGEFKAVLAQNCDVPAEQQRLIYKGRILKDDQTLLIYGLQADHTVHMVRGSAPSAAPNSAAPAASESTNSTTGVPPAPSSRSSGIADAGATFFPGVDLGALSGSGVSRLFGTGLPEFEQVQQQLTQNPNMMREIINSPAIQSLMNNPEIMRSLIMSNPQMREIIDRNPELAHILNDPGVLRQTLEAARNPELMREMMRNTDRAMSNIESSPEGFNMLRRMYENVQEPFLNATTMDASADVGSNPFAALLRNQDATQTREVSNSANTETEMASGTTVPNANPLPNPWSNSGNSQTNNTSISNPTDDARLPSIPGLGGLGVPELERMGMPDSSAFGQLLQNPAMAQMMQSFLSNPQYLDQILNLNPQLRSVLDVNPQLREMMQNPEIVRELTSPETMQQMMAFQQQLSQLSRRQSTPGGVHTDQGRGIQNNMGLDMLMNMFGGLGAGSLTASNAPDVPPEELYSTQLSQLQEMGFFDTEENIRALRATSGNVHAAVERLLGNPGR, from the exons ATGGGCGAGTCGAGCGTCTGCGCCAGCGGAGGTGAAGAGGTCAATGTAAACATTCGATGCTCCAACGGCACTAAGTTTTCAGTGCAAACCACTCTACAGTCCACAGTGGGGGAATTCAAAGCTGTATTAGCGCAGAATTGTGATGTGCCAGCTGAACAGCAGCGTTTGATTTACAAAGGTCGGATCTTGAAAGACGACCAAACCCTCCTCATATACG GTTTGCAGGCTGATCACACAGTTCATATGGTTCGTGGTTCTGCACCATCTGCAGCACCAAACTCTGCTGCTCCAGCTGCTTCTGAGAGCACCAACAGTACTACTGGTGTTCCACCTGCTCCCAGTAGTAGGAGTTCTGGGATTGCTGATGCAGGTGCTACGTTCTTCCCCGGGGTTGATCTGGGGGCACTTAGTGGCTCTGGGGTGTCTAGATTATTTGGAACTGGACTCCCTGAGTTTGAACAGGTGCAGCAACAACTTACTCAGAATCCTAACATGATGAGAGAGATAATTAACTCCCCTGCAATTCAAAGCCTGATGAACAACCCTGAAATAATGCGCAGCTTAATCATGAGTAACCCTCAAATGCGTGAGATCATTGACCGGAATCCTGAACTTGCCCATATTCTGAACGATCCCGGAGTCCTTAGACAAACCCTGGAAGCAGCTCGGAATCCCGAGTTAATGCGTGAGATGATGCGGAACACTGACAGGGCCATGAGTAACATTGAATCTTCTCCCGAAGGATTTAATATGCTTAGACGCATGTATGAGAATGTCCAGGAACCCTTCTTGAATGCAACAACAATGGATGCTAGCGCTGATGTAGGATCAAACCCTTTTGCTGCCCTCTTGCGGAATCAGGATGCCACTCAAACCAGAGAAGTATCTAATTCTGCAAACACCGAAACTGAAATGGCCTCGGGAACCACGGTCCCGAATGCAAATCCACTTCCCAACCCATGGAGTAATTCCG GAAATTCTCAGACAAATAATACTTCAATATCTAATCCAACTGATGATGCGAGACTACCTTCCATTCCTGGGTTAGGAGGGCTCGGTGTTCCTGAATTGGAGCGAATGGGCATGCCGGATTCCTCAGCATTCGGTCAGTTATTGCAGAACCCAGCCATGGCACAGATGATGCAGAGTTTTCTTTCTAATCCTCAATACTTGGATCAA ATCCTGAACTTAAATCCTCAACTTCGCTCTGTACTTGATGTGAACCCTCAGTTAAGAGAAATGATGCAAAACCCTGAAATTGTACGCGAACTGACCTCACCTGAAACGATGCAG CAAATGATGGCTTTTCAGCAACAACTCTCTCAACTTAGTCGGCGGCAATCAACCCC GGGAGGTGTTCACACTGATCAAGGTAGAG GCATTCAAAATAATATGGGTTTAGACATGCTGATGAACATGTTTGGTGGTCTGGGAGCTGGTAGTTTGACTGCTTCAAATGCGCCTGATG TGCCCCCGGAGGAACTGTATTCAACACAGCTGTCACAGCTGCAAGAGATGGGTTTTTTTGACACTGAAGAGAATATCAGAGCACTGCGCGCTACATCAGGAAATGTTCACGCAGCTGTGGAACGACTTTTGGGGAATCCTGGTCGATAG
- the LOC140826826 gene encoding ubiquitin domain-containing protein DSK2b-like isoform X4, with protein MGESSVCASGGEEVNVNIRCSNGTKFSVQTTLQSTVGEFKAVLAQNCDVPAEQQRLIYKGRILKDDQTLLIYGLQADHTVHMVRGSAPSAAPNSAAPAASESTNSTTGVPPAPSSRSSGIADAGATFFPGVDLGALSGSGVSRLFGTGLPEFEQVQQQLTQNPNMMREIINSPAIQSLMNNPEIMRSLIMSNPQMREIIDRNPELAHILNDPGVLRQTLEAARNPELMREMMRNTDRAMSNIESSPEGFNMLRRMYENVQEPFLNATTMDASADVGSNPFAALLRNQDATQTREVSNSANTETEMASGTTVPNANPLPNPWSNSGNSQTNNTSISNPTDDARLPSIPGLGGLGVPELERMGMPDSSAFGQLLQNPAMAQMMQSFLSNPQYLDQILNLNPQLRSVLDVNPQLREMMQNPEIVRELTSPETMQTFFLPANDGFSATTLST; from the exons ATGGGCGAGTCGAGCGTCTGCGCCAGCGGAGGTGAAGAGGTCAATGTAAACATTCGATGCTCCAACGGCACTAAGTTTTCAGTGCAAACCACTCTACAGTCCACAGTGGGGGAATTCAAAGCTGTATTAGCGCAGAATTGTGATGTGCCAGCTGAACAGCAGCGTTTGATTTACAAAGGTCGGATCTTGAAAGACGACCAAACCCTCCTCATATACG GTTTGCAGGCTGATCACACAGTTCATATGGTTCGTGGTTCTGCACCATCTGCAGCACCAAACTCTGCTGCTCCAGCTGCTTCTGAGAGCACCAACAGTACTACTGGTGTTCCACCTGCTCCCAGTAGTAGGAGTTCTGGGATTGCTGATGCAGGTGCTACGTTCTTCCCCGGGGTTGATCTGGGGGCACTTAGTGGCTCTGGGGTGTCTAGATTATTTGGAACTGGACTCCCTGAGTTTGAACAGGTGCAGCAACAACTTACTCAGAATCCTAACATGATGAGAGAGATAATTAACTCCCCTGCAATTCAAAGCCTGATGAACAACCCTGAAATAATGCGCAGCTTAATCATGAGTAACCCTCAAATGCGTGAGATCATTGACCGGAATCCTGAACTTGCCCATATTCTGAACGATCCCGGAGTCCTTAGACAAACCCTGGAAGCAGCTCGGAATCCCGAGTTAATGCGTGAGATGATGCGGAACACTGACAGGGCCATGAGTAACATTGAATCTTCTCCCGAAGGATTTAATATGCTTAGACGCATGTATGAGAATGTCCAGGAACCCTTCTTGAATGCAACAACAATGGATGCTAGCGCTGATGTAGGATCAAACCCTTTTGCTGCCCTCTTGCGGAATCAGGATGCCACTCAAACCAGAGAAGTATCTAATTCTGCAAACACCGAAACTGAAATGGCCTCGGGAACCACGGTCCCGAATGCAAATCCACTTCCCAACCCATGGAGTAATTCCG GAAATTCTCAGACAAATAATACTTCAATATCTAATCCAACTGATGATGCGAGACTACCTTCCATTCCTGGGTTAGGAGGGCTCGGTGTTCCTGAATTGGAGCGAATGGGCATGCCGGATTCCTCAGCATTCGGTCAGTTATTGCAGAACCCAGCCATGGCACAGATGATGCAGAGTTTTCTTTCTAATCCTCAATACTTGGATCAA ATCCTGAACTTAAATCCTCAACTTCGCTCTGTACTTGATGTGAACCCTCAGTTAAGAGAAATGATGCAAAACCCTGAAATTGTACGCGAACTGACCTCACCTGAAACGATGCAG ACATTTTTTTTGCCAGCAAATGATGGCTTTTCAGCAACAACTCTCTCAACTTAG
- the LOC140826826 gene encoding ubiquitin domain-containing protein DSK2b-like isoform X5, giving the protein MGESSVCASGGEEVNVNIRCSNGTKFSVQTTLQSTVGEFKAVLAQNCDVPAEQQRLIYKGRILKDDQTLLIYGLQADHTVHMVRGSAPSAAPNSAAPAASESTNSTTGVPPAPSSRSSGIADAGATFFPGVDLGALSGSGVSRLFGTGLPEFEQVQQQLTQNPNMMREIINSPAIQSLMNNPEIMRSLIMSNPQMREIIDRNPELAHILNDPGVLRQTLEAARNPELMREMMRNTDRAMSNIESSPEGFNMLRRMYENVQEPFLNATTMDASADVGSNPFAALLRNQDATQTREVSNSANTETEMASGTTVPNANPLPNPWSNSGNSQTNNTSISNPTDDARLPSIPGLGGLGVPELERMGMPDSSAFGQLLQNPAMAQMMQSFLSNPQYLDQILNLNPQLRSVLDVNPQLREMMQNPEIVRELTSPETMQMSENLMSEEFSI; this is encoded by the exons ATGGGCGAGTCGAGCGTCTGCGCCAGCGGAGGTGAAGAGGTCAATGTAAACATTCGATGCTCCAACGGCACTAAGTTTTCAGTGCAAACCACTCTACAGTCCACAGTGGGGGAATTCAAAGCTGTATTAGCGCAGAATTGTGATGTGCCAGCTGAACAGCAGCGTTTGATTTACAAAGGTCGGATCTTGAAAGACGACCAAACCCTCCTCATATACG GTTTGCAGGCTGATCACACAGTTCATATGGTTCGTGGTTCTGCACCATCTGCAGCACCAAACTCTGCTGCTCCAGCTGCTTCTGAGAGCACCAACAGTACTACTGGTGTTCCACCTGCTCCCAGTAGTAGGAGTTCTGGGATTGCTGATGCAGGTGCTACGTTCTTCCCCGGGGTTGATCTGGGGGCACTTAGTGGCTCTGGGGTGTCTAGATTATTTGGAACTGGACTCCCTGAGTTTGAACAGGTGCAGCAACAACTTACTCAGAATCCTAACATGATGAGAGAGATAATTAACTCCCCTGCAATTCAAAGCCTGATGAACAACCCTGAAATAATGCGCAGCTTAATCATGAGTAACCCTCAAATGCGTGAGATCATTGACCGGAATCCTGAACTTGCCCATATTCTGAACGATCCCGGAGTCCTTAGACAAACCCTGGAAGCAGCTCGGAATCCCGAGTTAATGCGTGAGATGATGCGGAACACTGACAGGGCCATGAGTAACATTGAATCTTCTCCCGAAGGATTTAATATGCTTAGACGCATGTATGAGAATGTCCAGGAACCCTTCTTGAATGCAACAACAATGGATGCTAGCGCTGATGTAGGATCAAACCCTTTTGCTGCCCTCTTGCGGAATCAGGATGCCACTCAAACCAGAGAAGTATCTAATTCTGCAAACACCGAAACTGAAATGGCCTCGGGAACCACGGTCCCGAATGCAAATCCACTTCCCAACCCATGGAGTAATTCCG GAAATTCTCAGACAAATAATACTTCAATATCTAATCCAACTGATGATGCGAGACTACCTTCCATTCCTGGGTTAGGAGGGCTCGGTGTTCCTGAATTGGAGCGAATGGGCATGCCGGATTCCTCAGCATTCGGTCAGTTATTGCAGAACCCAGCCATGGCACAGATGATGCAGAGTTTTCTTTCTAATCCTCAATACTTGGATCAA ATCCTGAACTTAAATCCTCAACTTCGCTCTGTACTTGATGTGAACCCTCAGTTAAGAGAAATGATGCAAAACCCTGAAATTGTACGCGAACTGACCTCACCTGAAACGATGCAG ATGTCTGAAAATCTGATGAGTGAGGAGTTTTCCATATGA